A genomic segment from Nicotiana sylvestris chromosome 1, ASM39365v2, whole genome shotgun sequence encodes:
- the LOC138868426 gene encoding uncharacterized protein, translating to MIRKGCIYHLVRVTDTTTEVPTLESLPIVNEFPGVFSDELPGIPPDREINFGIDMIPGTQPISVPPYRMAPAELKELKEQLKDLLEKGFIRLSVSPWDASVLFVKKKMGKANVVADALSRKSMGSLAHLEADQRPLAREVHRYASLGVRLVDSSEGGVIVRNRAESSLVAEIKEKQYNDPVLGRLYVPNLDGLRERIMAEAHTSRLAFYPQTDGQAVRTIQTLEDMLRACVLDLKGSWDDHLPLIEFSYNNSLHASIQMASFEALYGRRCRSPIGWLEVGEAELIGPYHVHQAMKKVKIIKELLKTAQSRQKSYSDIHRRDLEFKEDDWVFLKVSPMKGIIRFGEKGKLSPRYVRPYRIIQKIGQVAYKLELPPEMSQVHPVFHVSMLKKVVGDPSAIVSVETLEQVEEATWEAENEMKEKYPYLFE from the exons ATGATTAGGAAAGGGTGCATTTATCATTTGGTCCGAGTTACGGACACCACTACTGAGGTGCCTACCCTTGAATCTTTACCAATTGTGAACGAATTCCCCGGTGTGTTTTCGGACGAGCTCCCTGGGATTCCTCCAGATAGGGAGATCAATTTTGGGATTGATATGATTCCAGGCACCCAACCTATATCCGTTCCACCTTATAGAATGGCGCCGGCAGAATTaaaagagctaaaggaacaactgaaggatttgctagagaagggtttcatcagactgagtgtgtcaccttgggacGCATCGGTTCTCTTTGTCAAAAAAAAGATGG GGAAAGCTAATGTGGTGGCAGACGCTCTTAGTCGGAaatctatgggtagtttggctcactTGGAGGCAGATCAAAGGCCCTTAGCCAGAGAGGTTCACCGATATGCCAGTTTGGGAGTTCGTCTTGTGGACTCTAGCGAAGGGGGAGTGATTGTGCGGAATAGGGCAGAATCATCGCTTGTGGCAGAGATCAAGGAAAAGCAATACAATGATCCAGTGTTG GGGCGACTATATGTTCCAAACCTGGatggtcttcgggaaaggatcatggcagaggctcacacttccag gttAGCTTTCTATCCACAAACTGATGGGCAAGCAGTACGGACTATTCAGACactagaggacatgttgcgtgcttgtgtgcTTGACctcaagggtagttgggatgaccatttgccgcttatagaattttcttacaacaacagcttacatgccagtattcagatggcgtcgtttgaggcattgtatggtagaagaTGTAGGTCGCCGATTGGGTGgctcgaggttggagaagctgaGCTGATAGGACCATACCATGTGCATCAAGCTATGAAGAAGGTTAAAATTATAAAGGAGttgttgaaaactgctcagagtcgacAGAAATCCTATTCGGATATTCATCGCAGAGACTTAGAGTTCAaggaagatgattgggtattcttgaaggtaTCCCCCATGAAAGGTATCATACGGTTTGGGGAGAAAGGAAAATTGAGCCCGAGGTATGTCAGACCATATAGAATCATTCAAAAGATAGGTCAGGTAGCGTACAAGCTCGAGCTACCACCTGAAATGTCGCAAGtgcacccggtattccatgtgtccatgttgaAAAAGGTAGTTGGAGACCCGTCCGCTATTGTGTCGGTTGAGACCCTTGAG CAAGTCGAAGAAGCTACTTGGGAAGCTGAGAATGAAATGAAAGAGAAGTACCCCTATCTGTTTGAATAA
- the LOC104216624 gene encoding pentatricopeptide repeat-containing protein At5g27110-like, translating to MIIFSASKILKFSTKSQRLYTSSTPNFIDLLQLSIESQSLKYTKQLHSQIIHLGLDQDSIIATNLISSYFACQNPVDSQLVFDTFKHKSLYLWNILINGYAKNKFFGQSIKLFNQMCRSEVTPDEFTISGIVKILGELRDIVSGKIVHGKCVRNGVVLDTVVANSFMSLYSKCGVFQDSLKVFDEMPQRNISSFNVVISGYTGEKERVLDDKLWDFVKDMQIEGWKFDAFTVSTLLSLCGEVKKYWHYGKELHCYIVKTGLESDFVVCSDVHLGCCLIDMYSKSFKVELARRVFDRLKHKNVFAWTAMINGYVLNGNFDEALVLFKDMQVEGVEPNKVSLISILPACCSFDRLKGGKQIHAFSTRRGLNHEVSFCNALIDMYSKSGSVRCARRVFEFHCVTKDAISWSSMISAYSLHGNGRGAIILYEEVIQNGIKPDMITVVGVLSACARSGLVDEGIRIYDSAVNDYDLEPTLEMCACIVDMLGKAGQFNRALDFIKSMPVKPGPSIWGALVNASAIHGNSEVQNLAYRFLIQMEPENPSNYVSLSNLYASSQRWDVVARVRTMMKDKGLKKFPGCSWISINTETHSFYVADKSHPCSVVIYEMLDQLILAMKRDDSCIGFEDTVKVYE from the coding sequence ATGATAATCTTCTCAGCAAGCAAAATCTTGAAATTTTCAACCAAATCTCAACGTCTTTACACTTCTTCAACTCCTAATTTCATTGACTTACTTCAACTTTCAATTGAATCTCAATCTCTCAAATATACGAAACAACTACACTCCCAAATCATTCACCTTGGACTTGACCAAGACTCCATTATAGCAACTAACCTCATCTCCTCATACTTTGCATGCCAAAACCCAGTTGATTCTCAGCTTGTTTTTGACACTTTTAAACATAAAAGTTTATATCTTTGGAATATTTTGATTAATGGGTATGCTAAAAATAAGTTCTTTGGACAAAGTATTAAGCTTTTTAATCAAATGTGTAGAAGTGAAGTCACTCCTGATGAGTTTACCATTTCGGGTATTGTGAAAATTTTGGGTGAATTAAGGGATATTGTTTCTGGAAAAATTGTTCATGGGAAGTGTGTGAGAAATGGGGTTGTTTTAGATACTGTTGTTGCTAATTCGTTCATGTCTTTGTATAGCAAATGTGGGGTGTTTCAAGATTCGTTgaaggtgtttgatgaaatgccGCAGAGGAATATCTCGTCGTTTAATGTTGTAATTTCAGGATATACGGGTGAAAAAGAGAGAGTTTTGGATGATAAGTTATGGGATTTTGTGAAGGATATGCAGATTGAAGGTTGGAAATTTGATGCATTTACGGTTTCAACACTTCTTTCTTTGTGTGGAGAGGTGAAGAAGTACTGGCACTATGGAAAAGAGCTGCATTGTTATATTGTGAAGACTGGTTTAGAGTCGGATTTCGTTGTTTGTTCTGATGTTCACTTAGGATGTTGTTTGATTGATATGTATTCGAAAAGTTTCAAGGTTGAATTGGCGAGGCGGGTTTTTGATAGGTTGAAGCATAAAAATGTTTTTGCTTGGACGGCAATGATCAATGGCTATGTGCTGAATGGGAATTTTGATGAAGCTTTAGTACTGTTTAAAGACATGCAAGTGGAAGGAGTAGAACCCAATAAGGTTTCGCTTATCAGTATCCTACCTGCTTGTTGTTCATTTGATCGTTTGAAAGGTGGAAAACAGATTCATGCATTTTCAACTAGGAGAGGATTGAATCATGAAGTGTCTTTCTGTAATGCTTTAATCGACATGTACTCTAAGTCGGGATCTGTGAGATGTGCACGACGAGTCTTTGAATTTCATTGTGTTACTAAGGATGCAATATCGTGGAGTTCAATGATTTCTGCTTACTCCTTACATGGGAATGGTCGGGGTGCCATCATTTTGTATGAGGAAGTGATTCAAAATGGGATCAAACCAGATATGATTACGGTTGTTGGAGTTCTCTCTGCTTGTGCTAGATCAGGGTTGGTCGATGAGGGCATCCGGATATATGATTCTGCTGTAAATGATTATGATTTAGAACCAACTTTGGAGATGTGTGCATGTATCGTGGATATGTTGGGTAAAGCAGGCCAGTTCAATAGAGCATTGGATTTCATCAAGTCGATGCCTGTGAAACCAGGTCCTAGTATATGGGGTGCACTTGTGAATGCCTCTGCAATTCATGGAAATAGTGAGGTGCAAAATTTAGCATATAGATTTCTTATTCAGATGGAACCTGAGAACCCCTCAAATTATGTTTCCCTTTCAAATTTATATGCTTCTTCCCAGAGATGGGATGTTGTTGCTCGGGTGAGAACAATGATGAAAGACAAAGGGCTGAAGAAGTTTCCTGGTTGTAGTTGGATTAGCATTAATACTGAAACGCATAGCTTCTACGTTGCTGATAAGTCTCATCCTTGTTCTGTTGTGATTTATGAGATGCTAGATCAACTCATCTTAGCGATGAAGCGAGATGATTCTTGCATTGGCTTTGAAGATACTGTGAAGGTGTATGAATGA